AACTCAACCATGACTTCGACGCCGCCTTCGATTCGGTTGTGAATTCGCAAACGTCCGCCGTGCGCCTCCACGATTTCGCGGCACAGGGGCAATCCAAGCCCAGTCCCGGTGCGTTTGGTGGAGTAGAACGGCAGCAACGCGCTGCCCAGAGTCTCCTCCGACATGCCCTGACCGCGGTCCCGCACGAGCAGGCGCACCCGCCGGGGGTCCTCCACGATCTCCAACTCGACCTGCTCCGTCGCGGATCCCGACTCGTGGGCGTTCTTGAGCAAGTTGATCATCACCTGCTCGAGCTGGGCCGGATCGGCCGTCAGTGGCCGCTGAGGGGGTGCACCGGTGGCGCGGAAGCTCACCACTCCGCCCAGGCGACGCAGGAACTCCTCGCCGTCGATCGCTTCGGGCCTGGGCGAGGGCAGCTTGGCGAAGCGCGCGTAGCTTTGGATGAAGCCGCTCAAGTGCTCCGCGCGCTCGACGATGGTGTCGAACACCAGATCGAGGCCCGCGGGGGCTCCCTCGTGCGTCTCCACCAGCCGCCGACCCGAGTTGGCGAGGGAGCGCATCGGTGCCAGGGAATTATTCAGCTCGTGGGAGATCACGCGGATCACCCGTTTCCAGGTGCTGACCTCCTGGCGAGAGATCTCGGCGGTGAGCTGCTTGATCTGGTAGAGCTGATGCTGACGCGCGTTGAGGGTGAAGGCGCGCCGGCTCACGTGGTACACCTCGTGCTGGCCGTCGATCTCTACCGTGC
Above is a window of Pseudomonadota bacterium DNA encoding:
- a CDS encoding ATP-binding protein, with amino-acid sequence MAVRISFEGRAAALVGLAVAAAVAVTAYVSLSLQAPLLGVVAGLAVGVLGAVVSTHLLWRPQRRALIALGDGLERLADRDFSAGVGAPSGLDALSGISEAFNTLTQVMRDERLTLFQRELLLDTVLQASPLALLLTSSGGRVIYSNASARQLFNRGAKVEGLAFDTLRGQAPEGLREALERDRDGLCTVEIDGQHEVYHVSRRAFTLNARQHQLYQIKQLTAEISRQEVSTWKRVIRVISHELNNSLAPMRSLANSGRRLVETHEGAPAGLDLVFDTIVERAEHLSGFIQSYARFAKLPSPRPEAIDGEEFLRRLGGVVSFRATGAPPQRPLTADPAQLEQVMINLLKNAHESGSATEQVELEIVEDPRRVRLLVRDRGQGMSEETLGSALLPFYSTKRTGTGLGLPLCREIVEAHGGRLRIHNRIEGGVEVMVELPYTAAAAKP